The segment CTCCCCAATGGGTTGAGTAAAGAACTACAGTAATCCACGTTCGGCAAACGACACCGACTCACCTACTGTGACTACAAAGTGGTCCAGTACGCGGATGTCAACGAGTGTCAACGCGTCTTTCAGCCTTCGGGTGATCGCTTCATCCGCATTGCTGGGCTCGGCGACGCCACTCGGGTGATTATGAAAAAACATCACCGCGGCCGCGTTGAGGCTCAGTGCTTGTTGCACCACCACACGGGGGTACACCGACGCACCATCGATGGTTCCCTGAAACAACTCGGCGACCTCGATGACGCGATGCCGGTTATCCAGAAACAAACAACCAAAGACCTCTGCTTTGCGTTCAGCCAACAACATCCGCAAATAATCACGAGTGTGGTCGGGGCTTGGCAGTTCGACACCCGGCTGGTGCAGGTCCTTCAATACCGCGAAGGCCAGCTCCAACAGCGAGCGTTTTTCAGGATCGTTCAACGACGCCACGCGAATCGCCGCAAAACGGTTTTTAGGATTCACCTTTGACGGTGAGGACTTGGAAGC is part of the Gammaproteobacteria bacterium genome and harbors:
- a CDS encoding JAB domain-containing protein, whose translation is MASKSSPSKVNPKNRFAAIRVASLNDPEKRSLLELAFAVLKDLHQPGVELPSPDHTRDYLRMLLAERKAEVFGCLFLDNRHRVIEVAELFQGTIDGASVYPRVVVQQALSLNAAAVMFFHNHPSGVAEPSNADEAITRRLKDALTLVDIRVLDHFVVTVGESVSFAERGLL